From the genome of Brevundimonas sp. NIBR11:
CGGCAGGCAGGGGCGCGTTCACGCCCGCGACCGGCAGGGTCCACTTCGGCTGGCCCGTGCGGATGTCCATCGCCTGCAGCACGCCCGAGTGGCTGACCGCATAGACGAAGCCGCGCGAGATGACCGGGCGACCGGCGATGTCGCGGATCTCGGACAGGGCGCTGGTGCGGCTCGTGCGCGACAGGACCTGGTTCCAGACCGGCTGGCCGTTGGTGGCGCGCAGGGCGACGATCTCGCCCGAAGAGAAGGGCGCGATGACCGTGTCGCCGCTGACCGCAGGGCTGGACGCGCGCAGGACGCGGGCCGGCTCGACGATGCCGCGATACGACCAGTCCTGCAGGCCGGTCGTGGTGTTGAAGGCGATAATCTGGTTGTCGACATCGACGACGTAGACGCGGTTGCCCGCGACCGTCGGGGCGCCGTGGATCGGCACATCGACGGGCTGAGTCCAGACGACCGCGCCGGTCGCGGCGTCCAGCGCCGTCATCGTGCGATAGCCCGAGGAGACGAAGACCTTGCCGCCGCCGACGGCCACGCCGCCGCCGAACCCGCCGCTCAGCGAACCGCCGCCTTCCGAGACGAAGGGCACAGGCAGACCGAAGGCGGAGACGCCGCCCGACGCTTCACGGCCGGTTGGTTTGACGTCGACCTTCCAGACGACATTACCGGTACCGGCGTCCACAGCCGTGACCGTCGATTCGCCGTCCATGACGAAGATCTTGCCGGCGTCGGCGACCACCGGCGCCATGATCTGACGCGTGCGAGCCGAGCCTTCGCCGATGCGGCGACGCCAGCCGATGGTGAAGTTCGGCGCGGCGATCACATGCTCGATCGAAGACTCGGCGTTGCCGCCCGGCAGCGGCCAGGCGTTGGCGGCGACGGGACCCGGTAGGAAGAAGTCGCGCCCCGCCAGACCGGCGGCAGGGGCCAGCTGCTGTTCGAAGGCCAGGATCGAGACACGCTGACCCTCGCTGGCCGTGGCCTGGGGCGTGTTGTCCTGACCCAGGCCGAACGGCAGCATCCGGCGCGCCGAGGCGCAGGACGCCAACGAGGCGGCAAGCCCCAGCACCAGAGCGGTCTTCAGCACGCGCGTTACGGTCGTCATCCCAACTCCGGTCGTCATCAGGCGGGTCTTCACTGTTGGGCGGCCTCGGCCTGAGCCTGCGCCTGGGCGAGTTGTTGCGGGGTCGGACCGGCTGGAGCGGCCGGGGGCGTCACGGCCTGGGCCGCGACGATGGCCGGCAGGCCGGCGGCTACGCCGGTGTCGATCATGCCGATGGCGGCCTGGGCGCGCTGGCGCACCGAATCAGGGATGTCCTGACCCAGGGTCAGCAATACGAACACCTCGC
Proteins encoded in this window:
- a CDS encoding PQQ-like beta-propeller repeat protein, translated to MTTVTRVLKTALVLGLAASLASCASARRMLPFGLGQDNTPQATASEGQRVSILAFEQQLAPAAGLAGRDFFLPGPVAANAWPLPGGNAESSIEHVIAAPNFTIGWRRRIGEGSARTRQIMAPVVADAGKIFVMDGESTVTAVDAGTGNVVWKVDVKPTGREASGGVSAFGLPVPFVSEGGGSLSGGFGGGVAVGGGKVFVSSGYRTMTALDAATGAVVWTQPVDVPIHGAPTVAGNRVYVVDVDNQIIAFNTTTGLQDWSYRGIVEPARVLRASSPAVSGDTVIAPFSSGEIVALRATNGQPVWNQVLSRTSRTSALSEIRDIAGRPVISRGFVYAVSHSGVLQAMDIRTGQPKWTLPVAGVNAPLPAGDVVYVVSKSGELTLINRDSGAVYWTHDLNEGRVRQEGGFLGFFDRTVRPEWSGPILASNRLVLVNSDGEAVAFDPKTGALQQTLNLGAPVYIAPAAYNGALLVLTNNGELISIR